TGCACGTGTGGGGCGAGTCCCACGTCAGACGGGTCGTGTTCGAGGGTCGCCGGGCGGTCGGGGTGGAAGTCGATAGACGGGGCGAACGCCTGGTCGTGCATGGCGGGGAAGTCATCCTCAGCGCCGGCGCGGTCAAGTCGCCCCACCTGCTGCTGCTGTCGGGCATCGGGCCGGCCGACGAGCTGCACCAATGTGACATCCCGGTGCTGCACGACTCGCCCT
The DNA window shown above is from Desulfurellaceae bacterium and carries:
- a CDS encoding GMC family oxidoreductase N-terminal domain-containing protein, encoding HVWGESHVRRVVFEGRRAVGVEVDRRGERLVVHGGEVILSAGAVKSPHLLLLSGIGPADELHQCDIPVLHDSPYVGKDFTDHPAVMIMYKTRKTPHTYPGMPMLQTGLHYTAEGSTTRGDMEILPFCFSMTDSFVTASRKDG